The window GATTAATATAACGAAATCGAATGCTAACGGTTGTAATTTATGCAAATCACTGGAATGATACTGCCAATATAGACATAAATATAAAGAGGAGAAAGTGACAATGGACAAACTTAAGTTAGATATCATATAGCATTTGGATCCAAAACTGAATTTGGATCAACAGTATACAAAATTTGGGTCCATGCTTTTGTTGGAACCCATATGCAAATGCTATTTTTGAGTCGGGTGAGTTTTTATTTCCCGAAAATGATTCCCTTCCCTAAATAAAGTATGCCTCCACAGGAAAATCATAAACCAAAACCCTAATTAATAATGTAAAAGAGGTAGCTTAGAcgattaaatataaaattagaaaagaaaaaaggactTTTGTAGTAATTAAGCTGCCCCCCCTACGTACCCCTTCGAGCCACCCCTTCAGATACACTCTCCATGTCAGATATTATAGATCGACATTGATAGATCATGTTATTCAATCATAGAGTCAGCACTGCACGAAGTCCCCGAATTCGGACATCTTATTAGTCGTTCCACATCGTGAACACACCGGTGTTTGACCCCTGAACGGAGTCCGTGGACCAGCTCCCATACCCGCCCGCTGGCTGTTGCATATCATAATCGACCTTAACCATAGGCAGTTGCTCCTCCCCGTTCCCAGGACCAGTATTCGGTGCCAAACCTAGCCCGCCACCAAAGTACCCACCGCCACTTCCACCACCACCGCCACTATAACTCCCACTGGAGCTTCCAGTATTGTTAGTGTCCATGACAGATGAGGAACCCACATGGCTCATCAGCCCGTGATATATGGCCGGGTTGCTCTGAATGTAGCTGCTATAGTACTGGCTTTGGCTCGACGGGTAGTTCAAATTATAAGCAGTCCCAGAATGGATGTGAAACGAGTTCGGGTCTTGCTGCGAGGTGTATTGGGTTATCTCTGGGTTCTGGAGGGTCAACAGAGGCTGTGGGCTCTCATAAGATTGGTGCAGTAGTGGGTAAGCCTGATGGTGAAGCCTCGCCCCTGATCCCGTTCCCGACCCGTAACCAAAGCTCGAGCTGAGAGCCATCATCTCCTCCCTCTGCCTGGAGGACTCGATCGCCTGGGCCTCCTTGAGCCGCTTGGCAGCCCCGCCTCCTATTGGCAGCGTGTTGCTCTCGAGGATCGCCTTCACGTCGTAGCGGTTCATGTCAAAGTTGGTTACTGCACTCGGGCCTCGGAACTTTATCGCTGCAATGTCATAGGCTTCAGCTGCTTCCTCCTCAGTGCCTGCGATAGGATAATCTCATGAATTAGAATGGGATGCATGAAATTATTCATGCATGAACGTACTTTTGTAGCTAGACAGAAATTTATATTAGTGATGAATACAAATTCAACTTATTAATTAGTAAAAGTTACAGGAAACATAAATCCAGATATTGGGATCTTGTCTcgcttgaaaaaaaaaatcagtggTCCCgaccaattaaaaaaatcaaaacgaTGCAGCTTTGTATGTGTATATCCACAGTTTAGTTCATGATTAACAACTTACTGAAAGTTCCCAGATAAAGGTCCTTATTTCCTGCAACCCTTCCAATCCTCGCCTGCCAACGACCATGCTGGTGATGCCTGTTCAAAGGGATCATTTGTTCAAGGTGGAGCATCGAAAGGATGATAAGAGACACAAAACCGAACATTAACCAACTTAACTGCACATTACTAAGAGTATTTTAGTTTATACCTCGTAACTCCACGATACATGGAAGCACCCCTAGAGAAGCCACTGCTCTTCCTGAAATATGTTAACCCCCAAtaactatataaatataacattCCATTTGATTATATCACTTCAATATTGCAAATTCAATATGTACCGTGAAGAggaatttaatatatatatatatatatatatatataatgtatgtatgtatttaaAAAGCATAAGACTATTCTTATATAGGACGATACGAGTTAGTTCAGACCTTCGAATCGATGCCACAAATTCCTGTCTAGTCATGTGCTTCATTTCCTCTAGTTCCTTCTCATAGTTGCTAATCTGCAATTAGCAGTAACTAATTATTGTAAAAGATCATGTACAACTACCATCTCAAAGATCGTTTCTCCCTTGATAAATTCAATTTCCGCCTGAATtagagaaaagaaataatttcattcacaaatatttatttgttgcTTTCATGCTAATTACGTaattttttccctcttttttcttGTGTAATGAAATTTTACTTACGGGGAAATTGGTGGTGGTAGAAGTCCCCCAGTATTTAAGTGCAGCTAGATCGTATGCCCTAGCAGCTTTCTCCTCCTTGTCATACCCGCCTGCCAAAAACTCGACGGAAAAACTATTAGTTCGATGTCCTCTTCTTATAAACAGGTctataaattgaaaatgaaattgcTTGCAAAGAATGGTGCTCACCCAAGTAAACTGGCATCGAGAAATTTGGTAGAAAGGATAATGTATCCGTGCACCACAAGATAATAACGCACAATTAAGTTAGTACTTAATAAGGTAGAGAAAAATTCAACTGATTAATCAGTGCAACATTAGTTTACATTACCTTGTCGACCTTTCCTTGATTGTCCTTCTCTTCTACAACTGTTGTCCCAAAGATGTGCCTCGTACCTCCCTGTCCATCTATGCCTGTAAAATTGAGTTCCGCTcgccattatatatatatatatatatatatgcatatggaTTTATAGAAGCTCCGGTTTGATATAAGAATAAATTGTTCGTGATTAATCACCTAGTCACACCACGATAAATTGATGTCCTTTGTCCGAACGTGTCCAAGGTCCTTCTTGGAGCATTTTCAGCAGTGTTCGGACTATTAGTGTTATCCCCGCTGGTTTCACAAGCAGAACCCTTGCTGCCACTGCCCATAGACAAGGTCAGTGATTGTAGATTGCCGACATTCTCAGGGTACTCATAATTGCTTGAGGTGGCCACTATGCTGCTTTGCACCGGCACCAAGCTGCTGTTCGAGAACATGTAGTCAGAATCATTTGTTTGAATATCATTCAGGGCCACAAGATCAGAAGATTGGTTCTCTGCCGACTTGGTGACCCCCAGAAAATCTGCAACCTTTGGGACCTCGCCTCCCCCGTGAGCCGCCATCAAGTTCCATTCTGAGATAAGTTAACCACATAAAATTAGCTTATTCTGGAATATACTTGTAAATAGAATCAAAGTTTAATGGTTAGTCTAAACATGAAAGAACTAACTACCACGTGTATACATATCGGTAAAGAAATCGACTGAAGGCAGTATGGAGCAAAAAGTAGATTTGTCTTTAAACTTCAATACATATATGACAAAGGGTTTGTGGAGGGAGATtcttgtgtgtgtgtgtgcgcgtgtctatatatgtatatatttgtaCCTTGGGTTTGAAAAGGGCTGTCCATGGGTTCATTGACTAACCCTAATGAGAACTGATGGGACTGAGATGCCTGCAGATTTGCTTGTAAAGAGGACTGATTCGGCGAAAGAGGAAACGAAAGCCAGTTGTTCGAATTCACAGAGCCCATCTTCTCAATAttctcttcctttttcccGTTCTTTTACAACGAAAAAGCCGATTTACAGATACTCCCAGCTACGTCAAAAACCTGAAATGATAAAGAAAACCAAAAGATAAGAAATTAAGCAGACcataaccatatatatatatattcatgagtatctatatatagatatacacaTGCAATAATAGCTTGAAGGAAAcaagaaaatttatgacaGACTGATAGGAGAGGGAAGAAAGTACAGGCAACTTAGGGTTTCAACAGtgctatctctctctctctctctctctctttctctctgaTATATCTGATCTTAAGTTGTTGAGCTTATGGGAGAGATGGAAGGGGCTGTGTGGACATGGGAGAGGAGAAAGGAaggggggaagaagaagaagggaagctGAAAAAGAAGATACTTCATCAGGGATGACCTATTTAAATtgtccttcttcttcctcctctctctctctctctctctctctctctctctctctccactgCCGTTTCGGCTCTGCGTGTTCAGACTGTGCTTACTGCTCACGTATTCCAGAACGTATTAACAATGATCAGGGTCgtcataaattaattaataccaTAACATTTTTAATATACACAATATAACACGACGCACAGGAACATGAGTCAGCTCTTGCACTCTCAATTCATTGAATATAATTTGAAGGTTCGGTGACTATAATAGATCAGAAAGCACCTCgtacatcatatatatatatatatatatatagtttgagTTACTagtctctccttttttttttttaagcaaaAGTATATCATTAATAAGAAGAAGCGTTTACAATATTAGTAAGGTTCGGATACCGTTCAAAAATACAAAGCGATTGAAATGATTTACTAGTCTCTCGATATACAATGAAAGCCTgtcataatataaaattaagaacACAATATTGATGAAATAAGAATAACAACAATCATATACGCACacatatattcttaaattaaGAATCAACTAATTTGGTCAAATGGGGTTCAAATGGCCTGATGGTTGATTGGCTGGTTTGAgctaaattgaatttttttctgcTGCCAAGAACAATAAGACTGGCTAGCTGTAGTGTGTGTGGAAAACTATAAGATAAGGTCCAATTATACCAGTCTCTGTACTGAGAAAACCCCCACAATCccaactggaaaaaaaaaatgaattgaattgaattcaaCAGTATATGTTTGCATACACATTCTCTCTCTGTATCTCTCTATCCCTCTCTCACTTCAGACCCCACTTGTGTTCATCGGAACTCTCGACCTCTTCTCGTTCTCTTCAACATATGACTCCCCAAAGCCCAGCATTCCCACACTCCCcacatcctctctctctctctctctctctttcccccCTAAAAATATCCACTACATttactaattatatatatatatatcattctaaatgaaataattatatacTTAAActgattaattgattaattaccTCTTTCGaacttaaaaaataagaatatcCATCATAATATGATATGATGATGAAAATCGTAAGTAATGATAtctatagaaaaaaatatgtgagccTTCGACCGCACGGGTAAAGTTATATGATAATGTAagtttttttgggtgaatataCGATAGAGtaagttttaattttctcaCTCCTGGTCAATCAGTCATAGGGCAACAGCCAAAATTCGTAGATCCCCGAGTCATGCATGTGTTAAAGATGTATTTGTACGGACATGCAATATTTTATCCTGAAAACCCCgacatattaaataataaaaggactCGAGGTTAGAGTAAGAATTACTTCAGTAAAGCTTATACATATACTATATTACACACCAATGCTCTCTCTGTTGATTAAAAAAACTTCcccttaaattaaatttttggaaGATTGAAGGGATTTTTAAGTTTGGTTCCCAAGTAGAAATCTGTTGACCACTTAATTGGTATTCGCACCCAGTCAAAATATTGTAAATAAAAGGAATTGGTGGGGctgtaaaaaagtaaaaaatgaaaaaaaagggaagtcTTTTCCAGTGCATGCATGTccaatttttacattcacTAGAAGCTTGTATTGGGCAATCGTAGATCTTTGTTTCTGTGCCCTACTAGTGAACTCCAGTGAGGCAAGCTGGTctacaaatataataaaatatctttgataaaattaaaatacaaCCCttcatgtaaataaaaaatgcacaaGTTGAGCATATAAAAATTGCTTTGATATAATGTGTGTGAATTGTACATGAATTGTGTATGCATGTTATGACCTTTTGCAATAATGGACATTTATTCACCTTCTAAGATATTTTTGTTCCCCGGAGACTATGATATTTACATTATTACATATATGCAAAATATATCAACTATTTATACTTTTCCACTCACTGCAACTGCTCTAGTAAATAATGCTTTTCATCGATACATATTGACAGATTAATTAAAgaacatatatacattatagattcatgtacatatatatgtattttaactattaaaaaaaaaccagcAGGGGCCAGGGAGGAAACAAAAAGCATCAACTGCAGAGCTCGAATTTGTCAGAGTTCTATTATAGGAAATGTCTGATAATTCCTATTAATATGTAAGGACTGCCAGTATCATGAGATTATCGGTGCCCCTCGAGTTCAACCCTTAATGAGTTCACTTGCATGCGGCTAGAACAGTACAAGTAGAATATCCCTGGACATGACCTATCCCATAGGTaatcacatatatacatacatgataCATGTACATGACTTGTGAGCCCCTAAGCTGAGTAACACGAGTCATACCATATGTAGAATAATATATAACCTATATACGTACTTTTTATTGCCTATGCATTTTTACCGAAAATATACAATGTAGCTAGAATAAGctatgcattatatatatcaccaaaagaaaaaccatTATATAATTGAAACTAGATATAGTAATATGCTAGATCATGTGCGGGTTATAGAGATAAAGCATGTGCCTCGTCTAcaaccaaaatattttttattaacacAAGCTTGTATGTGGAAATTATGGAATTATCTGTATTAGTCAAACGTTTGATAACCCACGTTTTTAAAGTTGGGAGAATTAGGGCAAAGGTTCTTGTGTGTCAGAGAATCTATCGTGTGCTAACAGATAATTAGGACCATGCCTCTCTTCTGGCCACATATATCAATCTATATATCCTCGGGCACTTCTGATGAATTAAACTAATAACTGAGAATCCGAACCCCATTGACAGAAATAATAAGTTCAAACACCTCCATGCATACAAGAGAACAAAAAGAGATCAGAGTTGGAAgcagataataattaaaaagataaaaagaaaatcatcacCTGCCCCTTTTGTTTATCGAATAAACGATGATGCTACAGCTTTCTTCATTAAGCTGGTCGGCCCACTTTCTTCACCATCTTCATCTTCCCCTCATCGATCAAGCCTAGAAacagaagaagagagaaaaaagattGTTCGACTTGATCTTATCGAAAAAatcaaggaaaaagaaaatcgaagGTATACGTATAATTTCAAATCGAAAAGATTTGTATTtctaaagggaaaaaagagagaggaaattaaagttaaaaagatTGAAAATGTACTTCGAAACTGTATCGGCaaaggaaaaagagatatCTTTTGGGTCTTGTCATTCTCTTTGTCATTAAATTAGAGCATTGAAAGATGTTGCCGGGAAGAAATTTCTCAGACCATCGGGCCGGTTCATATTTTGCGGCCAGGTTCGGACTTCGGGGGAATTAATGATAATATCACCGACACGTGGCCGTCCGAGGAGCCACGCCAGCCGGTTTTCCGGTTCGTATGCCCGCAAAAGAAAAGGCACGATCataacaaatatatttattaagtaaattgtattagttaattaattttaaaaaaagaatatactTTAACAAAAAGGAGAAGTTTGACGACTTGTTGACCACCACAGGACACCAaagtcattttcttttcttcccctCCGTAATCCTCTTTTGTTTGCAGACAGCTCGCTCAGAGACTTGGAAAATTTGTCTCTTAACCTATGtgtttaataataattaactgCAATAACAAAATGTCTAgttgtttattaattttcatatattaataaaaagcTTTGACTAGTTTGTTGACTGATGTATGGGCAATTACATACGTATAGTACTCTCTTCCATTTCTAGATTTGACAGAactatatatagaaattaatatTACTCTTCGAATGCATATATAGAATGCCGAAGTTATCATGTTAGCGGTATTGATAAAAACTGAGCTTTTCTCGTACGCTTTTGCTGCAATTGTAATTTATACACGTATTGTGTGTGTCTTCGTGTAtagcatgtatatatatacagacaCACAATATTCTTGGTTAAAaactgtatatatacatagagaGAGTGTGTACGTACGTCGAGTGGGGGAGCATGATTCAGTAAATATTAATGTTGTGTTCTAGTCAAAGATTGGGCGGCGAAGGTTTTACTTTCGGTCTCAAAGGTAAATTTTCCTTTCTAGGAATTGTAAAAGAGCGTTGGAGTGGAGATTagaacattaattaattaattatatatttttttcggttacaaatgAGATCCATGGGCCTAGTATATTAAAGTAGAAATCATgaatatctaataaagagaTACGGATAGTCTCACTGAATATCGAACATGAAGGTTGTGTTTGGCAAATGAGTTaaaaaaactcaactcaactcattTACACTAGAAGACAAATTTTTGTGTGTTTTGCAACTCATGGTGGGCCCCATGTTGCCTTTTGCttccaatttcaattttccttCCAACATCAATTTACCTTCAAGACaccatttaataaaaatttgacaCTTTCAATAGCAAAACAGTACAATTCGCTCACTACATTCAAATACAAATAAAAGAGCGGGTCTATCATCGCCCTCCTCTTTCTTCGCGCCATAAGCGATTAGCGATACGGTCTCGCACAACATTCATTTCGTCACTACTCATATCCACTTGAGTTCTAATTCCTTCTTCTGGCGGTGGACTTCGAAATTCATCGTATTCTGTCCACGCATCGCCGTACTCCGCAAATAATCTGTCGTGATAATTATTGCGTCgtataaaattatgcaaaacaAAACACGCAAGGGCAAGTTGCCCTTATCTTAACGGTATGAAGTTTGGCATTAATCTTAGTATGGCAAATCTCCTCTTCAAAATACCAAAGCAACGTTCGATGACGTTGCGCACTGATGCGTGACGCTGATTAAAAAGCTCCTTCTCTGTTGTCGGTGGATTGCGCCGTCCGAAATCACTTCGGTGATATCGTTCCCCCTTGTATGGAGCCAAATATCCAGGAATGTTTGAAAACCCTGCATCGACAACATAATATTGGTCtgggaagaaaaaaaggaaaattgttCAGTTAAACATGTTATGGTTGAAATTTTATcgaaaagagaaaagtaaCCAGTAAATACTAACCACCACGTGGCGCTGGAAATTGCTCCAATGTAGCAGCTTCGGAAAATATTCTTGAATCATGTGCCGAACCCTCCCAACCTGTCATGACATATGTGAACATCACGTCGTGGGAACAAGCGGCCAATATATTTTGTGTTATCTCAGCATTTCTATCGAGATATGGTACTCTATTCTCTCTGGGGATACATGCAGCCACATGTGTTCCATCAATTGCTCCGATGCAATCCTGCGTGAcaatacaaaattattatgtaacttACATAATTTTACGATATAAATTATTCATAGCTTGGCTTTATTAGGAAAATACCCTAAAGAAACGCCAACGTGGTTCCCTTTCAATTTCCGGCTGTACAGCTACGTTCCTCGGTCGAATATACTCGGGTGATAAGGCTAGTATACCTCGGAGAATTTTTATGACTGATCGTGACACCGTTTCTTTTGAATGTTGATACCTTTCCGCCACAATTGCATAGCGTGAACTATGTGAAATAACCAATAAGAACATTCCTACCATCTCTTCCACGGTGATACCATTCCTACTGTCAGTGATACCACAGCGCAGCCGAAGTGTGTCGCAAAGATTTCTAAACACATACGGTTCCATTCTAAACGACTCGAAACATCTAACGTCATTCCCCAAAACTTCAATTGTGTATTGTCTTCCCTGAAGTGCCGAAGTTCTGCATGGGATGTTCCTTTGAACCACTCGTTCGGCCTCCATTAGTTGTACCATCAATAAGAAGAACCACCGCTGTCTAACAACGATCTCGTCATCGTCAGAGTTCTCGGCATACCGTGCAGAATTGCTATTCCTTGGCATATTGAGAATTGCTACTGTACGCCTATAACTGTTGTAAGAATAGCACACTGTACGTTAACATTTAAAAACCACATTTCATACCACACAAGACAGTCAAAGCACGcattaaaaatattcaaatgaaATTATTCCAAACACCCGAAACAAACATTCTGGGGATAAGAAATGTCATAACAAAGTAAAGTAAAAGCAATTAGCGGAACATGTTCAACTAAACGTAAACCAATATACTCTGCGCGTCGATTCAGGAGTCGGCAAGGTTCTGCAGCCATTCAATTCGCTCGTCCTCGTCTAAGAACATGAAAACCTTCCTTATTTCCTTATCTGCCAGCGCCATTGCGGCTTTCACATAAAAGCGACGCGGGACCTTctccttcaattttttcaactCTAACATGGCTTCGTTGACGCTATCCTTCTCTGGCTTATCAGGGCTTGATACGGACTTGCTTCGCTTTGATGCCGATGGGGTTTCGAGACCATTCTTGTTGAAGCTATCCCTAAACAATTCCATGCACTCATGCATTATGGACTTTTCCAATGAAGCTCTTTTAGACACTCGACGTCGGGACTCTGATATTATTGGATCTTCAACATTGACAGGGTCGTCACTCTCGTCGGAGCACTCCACGATGTTGACAGCCTGTTTCTGCTTTCCCCTCGACGCTGATATGAATGCCGCATGCAGCCGTCGTTCCTCAGATGAAGTTGTCGGTGGATTGGTGGAGGAGATGCGAAGAGCACCGGTAGCAGTTGAAGAATTGAAAAGCTCATTCAATAGGCTGTAGTGCTTGCAGCCTTTGGTCCGGAATGCCTTGAATGCCCTGTTCTTCTGCACATTGAGATACGGTATATGTTACGAGAACAGTAACAGTAAATAGTGAGGAACTATAGAAAGCCGACGACATCCCGTGAAGGACATGCCAATATCTAGAAAATTGAACAACCAGTAGgcattttaaataaaaggaaTTGTTAGCATTGCATAACTCATATTATGAACTCAGCTTCAAGCACAGAAGACAGTAACATATTTGAAGCGTGTACCTTGCTAAACATATCCCAGACATCGGGACTGGCCTTGATGGTGTTCGTGTCTGCATCCCATCCCACTCTAGTGTGGTTCCTTAGCTCAGTGAATTGCCTGTATGTCCCTTTCAATCTAGCACACTTGTCCCTTACCTTCGTCCAACAAAGTTGTGCTTCAGGAAATTGCTTCTCTATTTCCTTAGTCATCTCTTCCCAATGAGATCTCTTCCAGGAAGTCGTTTGGGTCACTTTGAAGACTTCAAG of the Punica granatum isolate Tunisia-2019 chromosome 6, ASM765513v2, whole genome shotgun sequence genome contains:
- the LOC116210844 gene encoding AP2-like ethylene-responsive transcription factor PLT1, with translation MGSVNSNNWLSFPLSPNQSSLQANLQASQSHQFSLGLVNEPMDSPFQTQEWNLMAAHGGGEVPKVADFLGVTKSAENQSSDLVALNDIQTNDSDYMFSNSSLVPVQSSIVATSSNYEYPENVGNLQSLTLSMGSGSKGSACETSGDNTNSPNTAENAPRRTLDTFGQRTSIYRGVTRHRWTGRYEAHLWDNSCRREGQSRKGRQVYLGGYDKEEKAARAYDLAALKYWGTSTTTNFPISNYEKELEEMKHMTRQEFVASIRRKSSGFSRGASMYRGVTRHHQHGRWQARIGRVAGNKDLYLGTFSTEEEAAEAYDIAAIKFRGPSAVTNFDMNRYDVKAILESNTLPIGGGAAKRLKEAQAIESSRQREEMMALSSSFGYGSGTGSGARLHHQAYPLLHQSYESPQPLLTLQNPEITQYTSQQDPNSFHIHSGTAYNLNYPSSQSQYYSSYIQSNPAIYHGLMSHVGSSSVMDTNNTGSSSGSYSGGGGGSGGGYFGGGLGLAPNTGPGNGEEQLPMVKVDYDMQQPAGGYGSWSTDSVQGSNTGVFTMWND